In the Leptospira sp. WS4.C2 genome, one interval contains:
- a CDS encoding transglycosylase SLT domain-containing protein: protein MRHFWLASRILLFFTTSLFAETDLQYLIKSHQWGQIENHFKNINPSRESEVYSLIEFHEKAPNGDKEKRFRYLISLVRGVFVTESSEEEVRKILTQTMPFQTTLFRLSYWKLYTEITQRNYLTPAERIQFLNRLNLDEDPICRRLLDELVRLLAANNQWKEILEKINAIQESHRRYLLTGDIQYRFGKAKLILGDEKAAADEWLNCLQREGLSDSTVQMIAADWSKYKGSGSILQLAPSELTLLLPAINNNDKEALFRTRPELFSTRLAYYEGFKHLTFILTKIGRINELFRVLRSNKIFVDMDPSFIVTLADIFYQQNKFQAAIELLKTFPGKDAGYYRVLAASYDRLGDRELYFENLILYLGKYPFNLFYQDRLIEYLVERKDEKSNYAPLVKFERALAEIPNLPVKGRLVYWYLRSLKESGETEKLKKELKRYYALCPGSYYTRVIREEFLSIIKESNKPDNPTYNKEYLFEYLSYTAGIPEESYAILGRNLGFVYPKDSYELGNKLGGMSSRIQGHKLLSLAKEYFRIGEDSLGLSLVNFHVKRENLSEEEKDEILVGIGDLTYNTYYTAFHTRSLLKRHFIPDDPILLPTSISVRIYPRPHQSIVARYANENDISEDKVYALMRQESFFKETATSRSNARGLMQIMPATGKELASRMGITSYSLYEPETSIRLGTKFLAYLLKSNGNELKWASIAYNGGPGNLRKWKKSVYTGDFNHFLEDLPYKESRDYCRIVVSNFYAYDIMKKYHKL, encoded by the coding sequence ATGAGGCATTTTTGGTTAGCAAGTAGAATTCTTCTCTTTTTCACAACATCCCTATTTGCGGAAACTGACCTTCAATATTTAATCAAATCTCACCAGTGGGGGCAAATCGAAAATCATTTTAAAAATATAAATCCATCTCGCGAAAGTGAAGTCTATAGCCTGATCGAATTCCATGAAAAGGCACCTAACGGAGACAAGGAGAAACGATTTCGTTATTTGATATCTCTTGTGCGCGGAGTTTTTGTCACAGAATCATCGGAAGAAGAAGTTAGAAAAATCCTAACGCAAACCATGCCCTTCCAAACAACATTATTCAGGCTGAGTTATTGGAAGTTATACACAGAAATTACCCAAAGAAACTATCTAACACCTGCAGAAAGAATCCAATTTTTAAACCGACTCAATCTAGACGAAGATCCCATTTGCCGCCGCCTTTTGGATGAACTGGTAAGGTTACTTGCTGCAAACAACCAATGGAAAGAGATTTTAGAAAAAATCAACGCCATCCAAGAATCACACAGAAGATACCTTCTTACAGGCGACATTCAATACAGATTTGGAAAAGCAAAACTAATCTTAGGTGACGAAAAAGCCGCTGCTGATGAATGGCTGAACTGCCTTCAAAGAGAAGGACTTTCTGATTCTACTGTCCAAATGATTGCGGCAGACTGGTCTAAATACAAAGGTTCTGGCAGTATTTTACAACTAGCACCTTCCGAATTAACCCTTCTACTACCTGCAATCAACAACAATGACAAAGAGGCCTTATTTAGAACCAGACCCGAACTATTCTCCACAAGACTTGCGTATTACGAAGGGTTCAAACACCTAACTTTTATTTTAACAAAAATAGGTAGAATAAACGAACTATTCAGAGTTTTACGATCAAACAAAATCTTTGTGGATATGGATCCTTCTTTCATTGTTACGCTTGCCGATATTTTTTACCAACAAAACAAATTCCAAGCGGCCATTGAACTTTTAAAAACATTTCCAGGTAAAGATGCAGGATACTACCGAGTTTTGGCCGCATCTTACGACCGTTTGGGGGACCGGGAATTGTATTTCGAAAATCTAATTTTGTATTTAGGTAAGTATCCCTTTAATCTTTTTTACCAAGACCGACTCATCGAATACCTCGTCGAACGAAAAGACGAAAAATCTAACTACGCACCTCTAGTAAAATTTGAAAGGGCACTCGCAGAAATTCCAAACCTGCCCGTAAAAGGCCGGCTTGTGTATTGGTATTTGCGCTCTCTCAAAGAAAGCGGAGAAACAGAAAAATTAAAAAAAGAACTCAAACGTTACTATGCTCTTTGCCCTGGTTCCTATTACACACGTGTGATCCGAGAAGAATTTTTATCTATCATCAAAGAATCAAACAAACCAGACAATCCCACCTATAACAAAGAATATCTTTTTGAATACCTATCTTACACCGCAGGAATTCCTGAAGAATCTTATGCCATCCTCGGCCGCAATTTAGGATTTGTGTATCCGAAAGATTCCTATGAATTGGGAAATAAACTCGGAGGAATGAGCTCAAGGATCCAAGGACATAAACTACTCAGCCTCGCCAAAGAATACTTCCGCATCGGGGAAGATAGTTTAGGACTAAGCCTTGTCAACTTTCATGTAAAACGGGAAAACCTTTCGGAAGAAGAAAAAGATGAAATTTTGGTCGGGATCGGCGACCTAACTTATAACACGTACTACACGGCGTTTCACACAAGGTCACTTCTCAAAAGACATTTTATACCTGATGACCCAATCCTACTTCCGACTTCTATTTCTGTTAGAATCTATCCACGTCCCCACCAAAGTATTGTAGCGCGTTACGCCAATGAAAACGATATCTCGGAAGACAAGGTCTATGCTCTGATGCGGCAAGAATCCTTCTTTAAGGAAACAGCGACCTCAAGATCCAATGCACGGGGCCTCATGCAAATTATGCCAGCCACAGGCAAAGAACTAGCATCTAGGATGGGGATCACTTCCTATTCCCTCTATGAACCCGAAACCTCAATCCGTTTGGGGACAAAATTTTTAGCCTATCTATTGAAATCCAACGGGAACGAATTGAAATGGGCGTCGATTGCTTATAATGGCGGCCCTGGAAATTTACGAAAATGGAAGAAGTCCGTTTACACAGGTGATTTTAACCATTTTTTAGAGGACCTTCCTTACAAAGAGTCGAGAGATTACTGTCGCATCGTGGTTTCGAATTTCTACGCATACGACATCATGAAAAAATACCATAAGTTGTAA
- the lpdA gene encoding dihydrolipoyl dehydrogenase, translating into MEQFDIIVIGAGPGGYVAAVRAAQLGKKVAIIEKRKTLGGTCLNVGCIPSKALLDSSEEYHKTKHKLADHGISVKDVKIDIAKMMARKDKVVSEVTSGVDYLMKKNKITRYLGLATFVSKTEVSITSDDGKKESISGTNIIIASGSTPIEIPPLPVDGKNIVTSDHAIGFDSVPEHLIIVGAGVIGLELGSVWLRLGAKVTVVELMPRLFGTADQAMANLAERLLTQQGIGFLFETKVHGAKVKGKKVEVEIEGKDGKKSILEGDKVLVSIGRRPNTDGLGAKEIGIEMTDRGRIKVELNKFQTNIPNIYAIGDVVDGPMLAHKAEDEGIAVAELICGKYGHVNYKAIPWIVYTWPEVAWVGLGEEELKAKGIEYKVGKYMFKPNARAKAMNETDGQVKVLADKKTDKLLGIYIVGPRASDMIAEAAIAFEFGASAEDIARSTHAHPTLSEVLREAAMDADAKWSIHS; encoded by the coding sequence ATGGAACAATTCGATATCATTGTCATTGGTGCCGGTCCCGGTGGGTATGTAGCGGCAGTTCGTGCCGCCCAACTCGGGAAAAAAGTAGCTATCATTGAAAAAAGAAAAACCCTCGGTGGGACTTGTCTCAACGTGGGATGTATTCCTTCCAAAGCCCTTCTCGATTCTTCCGAAGAATATCACAAAACAAAACACAAATTAGCTGATCATGGAATCTCTGTAAAAGATGTCAAAATTGATATCGCAAAGATGATGGCCCGTAAGGACAAAGTGGTGAGTGAAGTGACCTCGGGTGTGGACTACCTGATGAAAAAAAACAAAATCACTCGTTACTTGGGACTTGCAACTTTTGTTTCTAAAACCGAAGTATCCATCACATCGGATGATGGAAAAAAAGAATCCATTAGCGGAACGAACATCATCATTGCATCCGGATCCACTCCCATTGAAATTCCTCCCCTTCCTGTGGATGGAAAAAACATCGTTACCTCTGACCATGCGATTGGTTTTGATTCGGTTCCCGAACACCTAATCATTGTAGGTGCAGGTGTGATTGGACTCGAACTCGGATCCGTATGGTTACGCCTCGGTGCCAAAGTCACGGTGGTGGAACTTATGCCACGCCTTTTCGGAACCGCTGACCAAGCGATGGCAAACCTTGCCGAAAGACTTCTTACCCAGCAAGGGATAGGTTTCCTCTTTGAAACCAAAGTCCATGGTGCCAAAGTGAAAGGTAAAAAAGTAGAAGTAGAGATCGAAGGCAAAGACGGAAAAAAATCCATTCTCGAAGGAGATAAGGTTCTCGTTTCTATCGGACGCCGCCCGAACACGGACGGACTTGGTGCTAAAGAAATTGGTATCGAGATGACTGACCGTGGTCGCATCAAAGTAGAACTGAACAAATTCCAAACCAATATTCCGAATATCTATGCGATCGGTGACGTGGTCGACGGACCGATGCTCGCCCACAAAGCCGAAGACGAAGGGATTGCTGTGGCAGAACTCATCTGCGGTAAGTATGGTCATGTGAATTATAAAGCCATTCCTTGGATCGTTTACACTTGGCCGGAAGTGGCTTGGGTGGGGCTTGGGGAAGAAGAATTAAAAGCCAAAGGCATTGAATACAAAGTGGGTAAGTACATGTTCAAACCGAACGCTCGTGCCAAAGCCATGAACGAAACGGATGGACAAGTGAAAGTGTTGGCCGACAAAAAAACGGACAAACTCCTTGGAATTTATATCGTGGGTCCGCGTGCTTCTGACATGATCGCTGAAGCCGCCATTGCCTTTGAATTTGGTGCTAGTGCGGAAGACATTGCCCGTTCTACACATGCCCACCCCACTCTTTCCGAAGTACTTCGGGAAGCGGCGATGGATGCTGATGCGAAATGGTCCATCCATTCGTAA
- a CDS encoding DegT/DnrJ/EryC1/StrS family aminotransferase, producing MAVPFIDIKRFEPGFLDTWNEKVKSMSQNAQFIGGNEVSDLEAGLATWAETKYAIGCANGTDALQLALRAVGVGRGDKVLLPDSTFWATFEAVVNVGGDPYTIDTNPDDLQMDFQVFQEAVEKIKPKAALVVHLYGWGTSKIEELRKFCKEKNVALIEDGAQCFGVKFNGKSLYKDALISTTSFYPAKVLGAAGDGGAVFTNDEELSIVTRRLVNHGRTSHYEHGLVGWNSRLDSLQAAFLNLSLKHLQTRIDSRKKSQNVYYKELPGLGIGVIQPPKGYDENGYCNVTLVDPEVRPKMEAVLKDKGIGFGNIYPGAMSDQPGAKPFLIERFGKDGNARRISKSVLNFPLFAYMTDSELDEVFSAIKAYNENK from the coding sequence ATGGCAGTTCCATTTATAGATATCAAACGATTTGAACCAGGATTTTTGGACACCTGGAATGAAAAAGTAAAGTCCATGTCACAAAACGCACAGTTTATTGGTGGAAACGAAGTTTCTGATTTAGAAGCAGGACTTGCCACTTGGGCAGAAACAAAGTATGCCATTGGTTGTGCCAATGGAACCGATGCTTTGCAGCTTGCTCTTCGTGCCGTGGGTGTGGGTCGTGGTGATAAAGTTTTGTTACCCGATTCTACTTTTTGGGCTACCTTTGAAGCGGTAGTGAATGTGGGTGGGGATCCTTACACCATTGATACAAATCCAGACGATTTACAAATGGACTTCCAAGTATTCCAGGAGGCTGTGGAAAAAATAAAACCTAAGGCCGCACTTGTTGTCCATTTGTATGGTTGGGGAACATCTAAGATCGAGGAACTTCGTAAATTTTGCAAAGAAAAGAATGTGGCTCTCATTGAAGATGGAGCACAGTGTTTTGGGGTGAAGTTCAATGGAAAGTCACTATATAAAGACGCATTAATTTCCACGACTTCCTTCTACCCGGCAAAGGTGTTAGGTGCTGCTGGTGATGGTGGTGCTGTGTTTACCAATGATGAAGAGTTATCGATTGTGACTCGTCGTTTAGTGAACCATGGAAGGACTTCTCACTATGAACATGGACTTGTGGGTTGGAACTCAAGACTTGATTCGCTGCAAGCAGCTTTCCTAAATTTATCTTTAAAACACCTGCAAACAAGAATTGATTCCCGTAAAAAATCACAGAACGTATATTACAAAGAACTTCCTGGCCTTGGAATCGGAGTGATCCAACCCCCAAAAGGTTACGACGAAAATGGATACTGTAACGTGACTTTGGTGGACCCTGAAGTTCGTCCCAAAATGGAAGCGGTTCTCAAAGACAAAGGAATTGGATTTGGAAATATTTATCCTGGGGCCATGTCTGACCAACCAGGTGCGAAACCATTCTTAATCGAAAGATTTGGAAAGGATGGAAATGCCCGTAGGATCTCTAAATCGGTTCTTAACTTTCCACTTTTTGCCTATATGACAGATTCAGAATTGGATGAAGTGTTTAGTGCGATAAAGGCGTATAACGAAAACAAATAA
- a CDS encoding polymer-forming cytoskeletal protein, whose protein sequence is MALVKNQTEVTNSTIGENSYFNGKFFINGSLKIDGKFEGKSLQAEHLYIGVTGKVKTNITAASVIVEGIVAGNVTARNRVMLLPTSKILGDIKTPELIIQNGVILEGRCMISNDLKHSAKDLIELEYSKDSLSVEKIFGKQPNAKE, encoded by the coding sequence ATGGCATTAGTCAAAAATCAGACCGAAGTTACCAATTCAACTATTGGCGAGAATTCTTACTTCAATGGTAAATTCTTCATCAATGGATCCTTAAAAATTGACGGTAAATTCGAGGGGAAATCCCTCCAAGCCGAACACCTTTACATCGGTGTTACCGGTAAAGTCAAAACCAACATCACCGCTGCCAGTGTCATCGTAGAAGGAATTGTTGCGGGTAACGTTACTGCAAGAAATCGAGTGATGCTCCTTCCTACTTCTAAAATCCTTGGAGATATCAAAACTCCGGAACTCATCATTCAAAATGGGGTGATTCTAGAAGGACGTTGTATGATTTCCAACGACCTCAAACACAGCGCGAAAGACCTAATCGAATTGGAATACTCCAAAGATTCTTTAAGTGTTGAGAAAATATTTGGGAAACAACCAAACGCAAAAGAATAA
- a CDS encoding 2-oxoglutarate dehydrogenase E1 component, producing MTTDQMMSLYGDNVVLLEEYYKLFKEDPSSLSKDWVSFFQELERTSIPSNGSGGNGFNGNGYVNYASTEHRKDSSLSDFGIINLLNAYRRQGHLAANLDPLGINKPNREFIDLKIKALKQSDLETEVDSGIANLGKAKLKDVIDWFEKTYCGSIGCEHYYLVNDEEREWLQNRMEPLANNESISKKVALRLFEKLYQADSFENFLAKKFVGKKRFSLEGGETMIPMLDTLVEEAGGHKMDALVIGMAHRGRLDVLVNIIRKPAGLIFAEFEEKLNPGQLGYADVKYHLGYSNHVMTHYGKEVKLSLAFNPSHLEAVDPVIFGSVRARQEMAKDMDRSKFMPVAIHGDAAFAGQGVVAETLNMMNLDGYTVGGTFHIVINNQIGFTTLPSESRSTLYATDLAKGFQVPIFHVNGDDPEATYRVTKLALEYRQKFKKDVIIDLICYRRLGHNETDEPTFTQPQMYDIIKKHPKTISIYEEKLLKRGDITPEEIQFIKDGIQQGLETSFQQAKEKDTRITVDTLGGVWSRYTKEPLDSDVHTELLQQQLGGIVKAVTTLPEGYTANPKHIKVLEDRKKMGAGELPIDWGFAESLSFGSILENGFPIRLGGQDAQRGTFSHRHATLSDIVNGKKLTLLNHISDKQARIDIVNSSLSEYSCLGFEYGYSLADPNSLVMWEAQFGDFANNAQVIFDQFISSSEIKWQRMSGLVCLLPHGYEGQGPEHSSARLERFLQLCALDNIQVANLTTPAQYFHILRRQILQSFRKPLIIMTPKSLLRLKDAASSLEDITTGAFRKILPDPVAKPEKVEKLLFCSGKVYYDLRKAIDTQKLENVAVVRIEQLYPFPENHIKQMITSYGKLKKFVWVQEEPKNQGAWFFVRDRIEAVMPENKRLHYAGRSEFPSPACGHVVTHLKEQEDLVKDALS from the coding sequence ATGACAACCGACCAGATGATGAGTTTATACGGCGATAACGTCGTATTGTTGGAAGAGTATTACAAGTTATTTAAAGAAGATCCGTCTTCTTTATCCAAAGACTGGGTTTCTTTTTTCCAAGAATTGGAAAGGACATCCATTCCGAGTAACGGATCTGGTGGGAATGGATTCAACGGAAACGGATATGTCAATTATGCATCCACCGAACATAGAAAAGACTCCTCACTCAGTGACTTTGGGATCATCAACCTACTCAATGCCTATCGAAGACAAGGCCACTTGGCGGCAAACCTCGACCCTCTGGGAATCAACAAACCCAATCGCGAATTCATCGACCTTAAAATCAAAGCCCTAAAACAAAGTGACTTAGAAACAGAAGTCGATTCTGGAATTGCTAATTTAGGAAAAGCGAAACTAAAAGATGTCATCGATTGGTTTGAAAAAACCTACTGCGGATCGATTGGTTGTGAACACTACTACCTTGTCAATGATGAGGAACGTGAATGGTTACAAAACCGAATGGAACCACTCGCAAACAATGAATCAATCAGTAAAAAGGTCGCCTTACGTTTGTTTGAAAAACTCTACCAAGCGGATAGTTTTGAAAACTTTCTCGCCAAAAAATTCGTAGGGAAAAAAAGATTCTCTCTCGAAGGTGGGGAAACCATGATCCCGATGCTTGACACTCTAGTCGAGGAAGCTGGTGGTCATAAAATGGATGCCCTTGTCATTGGGATGGCACACCGGGGACGCCTCGATGTTCTTGTAAACATCATCAGAAAACCGGCAGGCCTTATTTTTGCTGAGTTTGAAGAAAAACTAAATCCGGGCCAACTGGGTTATGCAGACGTAAAATACCATCTTGGTTATTCCAACCATGTCATGACTCATTATGGAAAAGAAGTCAAACTCTCTCTTGCCTTCAATCCTTCCCACTTAGAAGCAGTGGATCCCGTGATTTTTGGATCGGTTCGTGCCCGCCAAGAAATGGCAAAGGATATGGACCGTTCTAAGTTTATGCCAGTGGCCATCCACGGAGATGCTGCTTTTGCAGGACAAGGTGTGGTGGCAGAAACTCTCAACATGATGAACTTAGATGGTTATACGGTTGGCGGAACTTTCCACATTGTGATCAATAACCAAATTGGATTTACCACTCTTCCTAGCGAATCTAGATCTACTTTGTATGCAACAGACCTTGCCAAAGGATTCCAGGTTCCGATCTTCCACGTAAATGGAGATGACCCAGAAGCTACTTATCGTGTCACAAAACTGGCGTTAGAATACCGTCAAAAATTCAAAAAAGATGTCATCATCGATTTAATCTGTTATAGAAGGCTTGGACATAACGAAACGGATGAACCAACCTTCACACAACCACAGATGTATGATATCATCAAAAAACATCCGAAAACCATCAGTATTTATGAAGAGAAATTACTAAAAAGAGGAGATATCACTCCCGAAGAAATCCAATTCATTAAAGATGGAATCCAACAAGGACTCGAAACTTCTTTCCAACAAGCGAAAGAAAAAGACACTCGCATCACTGTAGATACACTCGGTGGAGTTTGGTCTAGATACACAAAAGAACCATTGGATTCTGATGTGCATACAGAGCTTCTTCAACAACAGTTAGGTGGGATTGTCAAAGCAGTCACGACTCTTCCTGAAGGGTATACTGCGAACCCAAAACACATTAAGGTTTTAGAAGATCGTAAAAAAATGGGTGCCGGGGAATTACCGATTGATTGGGGATTTGCAGAATCACTTTCCTTCGGTTCCATTTTAGAAAATGGATTTCCCATTCGCCTTGGCGGTCAGGATGCACAGAGAGGAACTTTCTCTCATAGACATGCGACTCTTTCAGACATTGTGAACGGAAAAAAACTCACCCTTCTCAATCATATCAGCGACAAACAAGCAAGAATCGACATTGTAAACTCTTCTCTTTCCGAGTATTCATGCCTCGGTTTTGAATATGGGTATTCTCTTGCTGACCCCAATAGCCTTGTGATGTGGGAAGCGCAGTTTGGTGACTTTGCCAACAATGCACAGGTGATCTTTGATCAGTTCATTTCCAGTTCGGAAATCAAATGGCAAAGGATGTCTGGTCTTGTTTGTTTGCTACCGCATGGGTATGAAGGACAAGGTCCAGAACACTCTTCGGCAAGATTAGAACGTTTCCTCCAACTTTGTGCTTTGGACAATATCCAAGTCGCAAACTTAACGACACCGGCACAGTACTTCCATATCCTACGTCGCCAAATCTTACAAAGTTTTAGAAAACCTCTTATCATCATGACACCGAAGTCCCTCCTTCGTTTGAAAGATGCGGCTTCTAGTTTGGAAGATATCACAACAGGTGCGTTTAGAAAAATCCTTCCCGATCCAGTGGCAAAACCAGAAAAAGTAGAGAAGTTACTTTTCTGTTCTGGAAAAGTGTATTACGACCTACGCAAAGCCATCGATACCCAAAAGTTAGAAAACGTGGCCGTGGTTCGAATCGAGCAACTCTATCCCTTCCCAGAAAACCATATCAAACAAATGATTACAAGTTACGGTAAATTGAAAAAATTTGTTTGGGTTCAGGAAGAACCAAAAAACCAAGGAGCTTGGTTTTTTGTTCGTGATCGAATTGAAGCGGTGATGCCTGAGAACAAACGTTTGCATTATGCAGGTCGTTCGGAGTTCCCAAGCCCTGCTTGTGGTCACGTGGTCACACACCTAAAAGAACAAGAAGATTTAGTCAAGGATGCCTTGTCTTAA
- a CDS encoding citrate synthase yields the protein MSEKAILKVDGKEFELPILVGSENEKAIDITKLRQLSGYVTIDSGYLNTGACTSEITFLDGEQGILRYRGIPIDDLAAKSTFTEVAYLLIYGKLPNDAQLKEWNSSITKHTMIHEDLKRLFNGFPKDGHPMAIMSCMMGCLSTYYQDSYDPMNEEHREISIIRLLAKFPTIAAYAYKKSIGQPIIHPLNELDYASNFMNMMFAVPAEDYHIDPEIVSALNLLLILHADHEQNCSTSTVRLVGSSLANLYGAISAGILALWGPRHGGANQEVLEMLEGIKKSGLSVKKIVEQAKDKNSSFRLNGFGHRVYKNFDPRAKIIKVACDKVLNKLGIKDPLLDIAKELEEAALNDPYFVERKLYPNVDFYSGIIYRALGIPTNMFTVMFAMGRLPGWIAQWKEMIEDPSLKIGRPRQIYTGPKEISYEAAKKQA from the coding sequence ATGTCCGAAAAGGCAATTCTGAAAGTGGATGGAAAAGAGTTCGAACTTCCGATTTTAGTGGGAAGTGAAAACGAGAAGGCAATTGATATTACTAAACTCCGCCAATTGTCCGGTTATGTTACGATTGATTCCGGTTATTTAAATACAGGTGCTTGCACCAGTGAGATCACCTTTCTCGATGGAGAACAAGGAATCCTCCGTTACCGCGGAATTCCTATTGATGATTTGGCCGCTAAGTCTACTTTTACTGAAGTAGCTTATTTACTCATCTACGGCAAACTTCCAAACGATGCACAACTGAAAGAATGGAATAGTTCCATTACCAAACATACTATGATCCATGAGGATCTCAAACGGCTGTTCAACGGTTTCCCAAAGGATGGACACCCGATGGCAATCATGTCTTGTATGATGGGATGTTTATCTACATACTACCAAGACAGTTACGATCCAATGAATGAGGAACACAGAGAAATCTCCATCATTCGTCTCCTTGCAAAGTTTCCAACAATTGCCGCTTACGCGTATAAAAAATCTATCGGACAACCCATCATCCACCCACTCAACGAATTAGATTATGCATCTAATTTTATGAACATGATGTTTGCAGTTCCTGCGGAAGATTACCATATCGATCCAGAAATTGTTTCTGCACTCAACTTACTTCTTATCTTACACGCAGACCACGAACAAAACTGTTCTACGTCTACGGTTCGTTTGGTGGGATCATCCCTTGCAAACTTGTATGGTGCGATCTCTGCGGGAATCCTAGCCCTTTGGGGACCACGTCACGGTGGGGCAAACCAAGAAGTATTGGAAATGTTGGAAGGAATTAAAAAAAGCGGACTCTCGGTTAAAAAAATCGTAGAACAAGCCAAAGACAAAAACTCTAGTTTCCGATTGAATGGATTTGGTCACCGAGTTTACAAAAACTTTGACCCTCGTGCCAAAATCATCAAAGTAGCTTGTGACAAAGTTTTAAACAAACTTGGAATCAAAGACCCACTTCTTGACATTGCAAAAGAATTGGAAGAAGCGGCTCTCAACGATCCATACTTTGTTGAAAGAAAACTCTATCCAAACGTAGACTTCTACTCTGGAATCATCTACCGTGCGCTTGGAATTCCTACCAATATGTTTACAGTCATGTTTGCTATGGGAAGGCTTCCAGGTTGGATTGCGCAGTGGAAAGAGATGATTGAAGATCCTAGTTTAAAGATTGGTCGACCACGCCAAATTTACACTGGTCCAAAAGAAATCTCTTACGAAGCAGCAAAAAAACAGGCGTAA
- a CDS encoding PdxA family protein codes for MKTILISEGDPTSINYELVVSAFPLLLSLGKRHRIYLIRGPHNLTVPSLPSLTKPSAEPGFYSLPWSDSKKSRNFTLGKPSAISGRMAYDSLLAAMDWQKELGADLITLPLSKEWVGKAGVKGFRGHTETLATYYKRPTFMMMSGKKLNVIPLTTHVPLKDVVKELKRFSWSELSKALLRSQFLKNPKIAYLGLNPHAGEGGNIGDEESTILAVGAKILRKAKFSVEGPLSADSAFLPGAKPYDLYLAGYHDQGLIPFKLLEGKKGVNITLGLDFTRLSPDHGTAFDIAGKGISDPAGLISCLERLTETKEK; via the coding sequence TTGAAAACCATTCTGATTTCGGAAGGCGATCCTACAAGTATCAACTACGAACTTGTGGTTTCCGCCTTTCCTCTCTTGTTATCCTTAGGGAAACGCCATCGCATCTACCTCATCCGTGGCCCCCACAACTTGACTGTCCCCTCGCTCCCAAGCCTTACTAAACCGAGTGCCGAACCCGGATTCTATTCTCTCCCTTGGTCTGATTCCAAAAAATCGCGAAATTTTACTCTGGGAAAACCTTCCGCCATTTCCGGTAGGATGGCCTATGATTCACTGCTGGCCGCTATGGACTGGCAAAAGGAACTTGGAGCCGATCTCATCACCCTCCCTCTCTCCAAAGAATGGGTCGGGAAAGCCGGGGTCAAAGGATTTCGGGGTCATACAGAAACCTTGGCAACGTATTACAAACGGCCAACGTTTATGATGATGTCCGGCAAGAAATTAAACGTAATTCCATTAACCACTCACGTTCCCCTAAAAGACGTGGTGAAAGAATTGAAGCGTTTTTCTTGGAGTGAACTTTCCAAAGCACTCCTCCGTTCGCAGTTTTTAAAAAACCCGAAGATTGCTTATTTGGGGCTAAACCCTCATGCCGGTGAGGGGGGGAATATTGGGGACGAAGAATCCACCATCCTGGCAGTGGGTGCCAAAATCTTACGAAAAGCAAAGTTTTCTGTGGAAGGTCCTCTTTCGGCTGATTCTGCTTTTTTGCCAGGAGCCAAACCGTACGATTTGTATTTAGCAGGGTACCATGACCAGGGACTCATTCCATTTAAATTGCTTGAAGGGAAAAAGGGTGTCAACATAACCTTAGGACTGGATTTTACTCGTCTGTCCCCAGACCATGGGACGGCCTTTGACATTGCAGGAAAGGGGATCTCTGATCCCGCAGGACTCATATCCTGTTTAGAACGACTCACGGAGACGAAAGAAAAATAA